The nucleotide sequence CCATTGTCCTCGATTTGACCCTGTCTCCTTTTTGCCAAGATGCTACAAAACTTCGTTGAAAGTCGCCCGCATCTTTGCTATCTACTCACGGGTCCTGTGCGTCTATACCCAGTACAAGGTGTACCAGTACATCAAGCCTCTAGCAGAATGCTATTTGTTCCAGATGTGGTCGCACGAGGTGGTGTCCGGAAATTTCAACGACTTGGCCCTGTGTGATTACCGAAAGGAAATCAACCACGCAATTCGAACTTGTTTGGATGCTGGCCTTGGTGGAGAGATGATTGACCCAACTGGTATAACGACCATGCCGCTCTGTCAGATAACTTTGGGCAGCCCCACGCCTAGGGCGAGCCAGCCTTCCTGGCTGTTCCCGGAAGATGCAGACCCTTCAGGGGGAAACCCGATTGATGTGAGAAAGCTTGATGTAGTTGACACCGACGATGAGGCGAGACACTCTTCGTCAGGCTCTTGGACAGACTCGGAGTCTGATGATGAGGGTCCCAGCACAAATTGCTTCTACGTTGGTGTGCAAACTGATCCAGCTGACGTCCAGACCGGCACCTTCCAATAGAAACTGCGCAGTATTCAAGAGCTGCAACTACCTCCGAGAGACCCTCCTCCAACCGAGACCATCGAGCTGTGCCGTCGTGTTCCAGATCTTGTGGGCGACTGGAACACACAAGCCGCGGCCTTGCATTCCTCTGAGCACCGTCTTGAAGTCACGGAAGAGAAGCTTCGCCGAATGACAAGCCTGGCACAAGCTGAGCGGGACAAGGCAGCTTCCTTGGAGTTGATGGTCAAGGATTTGGAGAACAAGACGGACGATGTTGCTCGGATACAAGACGCATTGAACTTGATCACTGGCAAGCGGAAGGCACGATCTCATCTCCCGGAAGAGCGCCCGCCTCGTCGTGCCCGCTTCGACGAAGCCGGTGGAAATGGCTCTTTGCGGTAGAGTGGTGAAAACCCACCTGCTACATACAAAACAGAATGCAAATTCCCCTCTCCCCGAAGAGCCCGCGTAACCGTTTCCGCTTCCATACGGTCGACCGGCGGTTGAGGTAGTGAGAGCCTGCCTGCTAGCTACCTAACTGATGGCTCTTCCAACTCAGGACCCGGTGCTCCTGTCGACTTCTATAGATTGTGCGAGCTTTGTTTTTGAACGGTTTTGTTTCAGTTGATAGGTGGTTGGTTCAGTTGAAGTatttggtttctttttctttcttgcgaTGGCATTTTTTCTCTCGATGGCCTTTTCTCTCCTTGATGAGCTTTCTGTCTTGATGCCTTACTATTGGCGGGCTACTTTCGGCGAACAAAGATAGGAGTTTTCGGGACTTGGTTGCGGCTTATCTGGAGGCAATTATTTGTGCTCTTTTTGACCAGGTTTAGAATTAAGAGGGTAGTTTGGACTTGAGGTCTTTCTTTACATGGACTTTCGGCGCTTCCTTACTACACGACATCCGTAGGCACTTGTCTGGGCCTCTTCTGCACCAGGTTCAGCTCTGGAGGACAGTAGTTTAGGCATGGTTTTGATGAGAGCCTTGCCGGCCGGGCGACTTCTCAGTCCAAAAGTAAAAACATGAGAGCCAGATTAGCTTTGTCTCACCACCTGCGCAGATGACAGCCAATCTGATTATCTTTGCGGCCCTTTTCCGTTCCATACCAATCGTGCCGACAGGGAGCCGCGGGCAACGTTCACGCTCATCGGTGAGCTCGAACTTCTGGTGTTGTCGGAACTTTTCATCCTGCAGGTCCCAACGCCGCTCATCAAGCTGGTGGAGCACCGACAACTAAGCTTCGTCGGAGACATACGATATGTTCTCGGGGTTTTCGGCATCGAATATTGGGATATGGAGCTCGGGGAGGGTCTGTACTTGCAGATGGGGTACTGGGTAATAGTAGTCTAGAGTTAATTTTGAAAGTAGCCACAATCATGCCCCAAGTCCACCGCCGGGCTGTGTGAAGGAAAGAAATACAAAACAGTAAACCACCTTGTGCTAGAGATGATTTGTGCAAAAGGTATATGGTGCTTCCAATAACTCCATCTTCCAGCCATCCTGGCAAGAACTCCGAACAAAACCCATTGATACAGATGATCAGGATAAAAGCCCAACCACATAGCTCGTCCCTTCCAAATCGAAGAAAAGTTGGGCCAAGTATAGGCTTACATATCACATGTGTAAAATCTGCGGAGTCGAGACTTGGAAATCGTGTCCAGCCATTCTGTTTGACGCCCTTGatgtaaaaagaaaaaaagaaaaaaagaaaaaaaaaacctggtGTTCAACAGCGCCAAGCCCAAGGTTGGCCTGGTTGCTTCATCGGCGACACTCCAATGCGCGGCTTAGATGTAGTGCAATTATACTATCATGGGCTCTTTGTGCCAACATAGGCCCGCCGACTAGCTCCGGCCAAAGGGAGTTGTGCGTGGGTCAAGCCCCATGAATCTGAAGATTGGGTCGTCTCCCTCCTGAGTTGGGTAAGCGCCTTCACAACCTCGTCTCTGCGCTGGTAGAACACTTCTGATCTCTTGCGTTCCAGTTCGACATTGAGCTCGCGCCGTTGCTGGTCTTGGCGCTCTGCTGAATTAATACGGTCGTCTTCCATGAATTTTGGAAATCGCCGCTCGGCTTTGGTGCAGGCCTCATCGAGCTTAACGGCATCGCTCTCAGAAACCAAGGCTGCTGGCCAATCATCTTGAGCACGCGGTTCTTGCGAACCAGTAAGAAAGCACCTGAAACGGAGCTTGGCTTGTTGCTGGTCGTCACCCCAGATAGTGACCGTGTCACCGTTGTATAGACGAGCCCAGTGGCGACATGCAGTCGTCGGGTTCCGGTGATCATGCGACGGGATAACAAAATCGTTGACACGGATCCCGTTGGTGGCTTTTGTCGCAATGTAAAAGTGTGCCTTGTCGGCGTCCCGAACGCAGGTCCATGGCCTGAAGTTACGCGAGGGATCGAAGCCGGGCCTCCATAGTATCAGCTTGAATGCGTACTTTGGTACCTTGACTTCCTTCTTGAAGCCATAGGCGTTGGTGTTATCATCGGCACGGCCAAACGAAACGAAAGTTTCTTCCACAGGTACAGCGATGTTCTCGACGAGAGATCCGGGGGCCGATTCAAAAGTAGCCGCCAGCCGCTTGTCAGTGACTGGAACGACCAGGCCAGACATGCCACGAGAGTTGCCCTTTGAATGCGAGTCGTCAGTTATCGGGCTCGACTCTTTATCTTGTCGGCCACCGAGGCCTTCGGGACGCAAGTTCTGTGCATCTGGGGCGGGAATGTTCCCTGAACTAGGAGGAAAGAATTCCATCGCGAGTTTCCAGAGGGAGCTTCCCGGGCCGAACTCCTCGCCCCTAGATTTTGAGGCATGCACAAAGGCGTCATGCTGTAACTGCGTCATCTCGGGGTAGTTGAGGTGCCACGTTGTTCTGTCGTTGGCAGCCCAAAACGTCGACTTTGCGACAGGGTTGTTGATTTGCCTTCCCGAGGCGAGGAATGCAAGCGGAGGAACTGACGTAATCAGCGCTTCATCGTAAGCAGTGTCTGATCTGATCCTCTTGAAGGAGGGCTTCGCTTGTCCCGGGTTCTCGTCACTGCTGTCAAGGGCCAGTAGGCGTTTGCTAGTACCCAGATCGTGCCCTGTTCTGCTAGGTTGGATGTCTTCCCGGGACGCCTCGTAATTTGCGCTGTTTTCCGATGCCTGGCTATTGGCCACAAAACAGTCGACAGCAGTGTTTTCTTCAAACGCACATTGGTTCGtgacctgcgccgctgcaTGGGGCTGCAAACCAGGGTCATCTTCAACATGGTTTCCAGTCAAGGCAGAGGAGAAACTGTCTCTAATCACATCGGAATCCTCGAAGTTGATGCCTTCACCGAGCGAGAGATTGAGCCTGTTCTCTGGAATCACACCAGACGAGCCCAGAGCCGAGACACCGACCTCCCCAAATAAGCGAGGAGCCTGTCGACCGAAAGTGCGGTTTTCACTAGCATTCTCCGACCACGTTCGGCTCGAGGCCCTGTCCATGTCCATCatttcgtcgtcctcgtcgatgAATTCGTCGTCACTAAGCGGGTCCGACCTCTGACGGGCATCTACCAGGCTGAGCTGAGATGCCTTTTGTCCTAGCTCCTCCGAGGTATTCCCCGCGTCATTCTGAGAAAATCCCATGAGGTTGCCACCAAGCCACTCGTGGTTTTCCACTTGTTGCACAGTGGCTCTCTGCTCGGGTCGCCGCCATAGCATCCACTGCAAACAGTTAATACCTTGATGCGACAAGCGCACCGCTTCCAGTGGTGCGATGTTGAGAGGCTGTGTCATGATAGTGTTGAGCAAAGCCGCGTAACCTGCGCCGTTATCTGCGGGAAACGGTGGCCTTCCTGTCAGGCTGTAGTACAGAACACCACCCAGAGAATACAAATCGACTGCGTGGTCGTATCGTTGACCAATATGCTGCCGTCGCTGATGGGGTCGCCGTATTCCATATTCGTCATAGTCAAGATACTCCGAATACACCTCGGGGGCGCAGTACAAGAGAGTACCGCAGAAGGTCCGCAAAAACGTCTGCTCGTTGTCAACCATTTTGGACAGCCCAAAGTCTGTCAGTTTGACCGTGAAGGTGTCGTTGTCTCTCGAGTGTATCAGGATGTTGTCCGGCTTAACATCCCGGTGTGTTATGTTGTGGGTGTGAAGGTAGCCCAAGGCGCTCGATAGCTGCTTGGCGGTCGCTATCGCCAAGCGCTCGGTAAGGGGGCCGTAGCGTTGCACATGACCACCAAGGTCTCCCAGGGGTATATACTCCATGATAATAATCAACAGTCGATTTTCCCATTCCAGGTGATCGACATAACGTACTATATTCGGCTGTGCACGGCGGGTCGGGTCAGTACAACATTCGCTCGCTGGTGGGACGGACAGTAGTTTCATCCATCGAAACCTCCCAACTTGGTCGACTTACATGGGCCACGCTCCTCATGATTTTCATTTCATTGTCAACTTTCTGATCCAAAACACCGTCCTTCATGAATCGACGCTTATCCAGCTCCTTGGCGGCATATGGCCTCCCATCATACTTTGACGTGACCTTGTGGACTGTAGCGAAGGCTCCCTTGCCTATCTGACCCACGCGGTTGTATCGGTCCGAGCCGGTCCATTCCCGCGGTAGCCTCTCATCCGAGTCAACGGTTGCCTCATGCTGTAGATGCCGGCGTGGTCTTTGATCAGTGCCCCAGGCCTCCCTAGGAAACAAAACAGGCTATGCTCATATTAAGTTTTGCATCAGCAAATGTTTCGAGTCCAATGCTACACGGCGAGCCATATGCGACAGCACGGGATGTACTTACAGGACCTCCCGCTGGCCCAGGAACCATTGTTGCAGCTTCTTCATCTGCCAGAGCCTGCACTCTCTGCTTGTGGACCAAGATGTTACGCCTAAAATCAACCTCATGCTGCCCTTCGCGCCTGGGCACTTGCACGAGGAAAACGAGGTCATTGGCATTGTTATGCAAAAGCACCTTGATCTGAGAGCCGTTGCTCAGCGTCCGTTTGGTTTCACATCGTTCGGGTTTGGACTTCTTAAGCAGAACCTCGTCTACGACGGTACCGTTGGTGGACGTATCCTCGAGCATAAGCACACCATACTCATTGAGGAAGATGCGAAAATGGATGTTGCTCAAGCGCTTGTGCGGGTCGTGCGTGAAGCATATGTCGCATCGCCCTGAGTGGCGACCAAAGGTGAAACCCTGGGCAGGGTCTTTGGTAGTTGCCGACAACTTCAAGGCAATAACGTGGCTGCCTGAGACGGCTGTCGCGAGGCCGAACTGAGCCGGATCGTCATCGAACAAGTAATCGACGTTCGATGAGTTGTCGGTTGGTCTAGAGACCAAGTGCTTCGAATTGTCTCGTTCGAGTGCGACCACTGCCCGGCGGGCATTTTCGGATTTGGGGTAGAGAATGCATATTATGTCGGCAATCTCCTCGTCGGAAAACCCCGAATTCTGCTTGCCTAGGCGTCTCGGGTCGACTAATGTCTGGGTAGCTACAGGGGCAGGCGACGCTGCGGTCAGCTTGACGAGCAAAGATAGGCGGGTAGGCAAGGCGGCGGCCTAGTCCGACGATTACAAACACACCTTGCGTGGGTTGGGAGTCTTCATCGTAGTCCATCGGAGGCGGCTATGCAACCGCAAAGGCAACGGCCAGGCCCTCGTTGAGCTTTTGTGCTGATGGTTTCTGAATCAAGAGCAGAGTTCGGCCTAGGTAGGTGATGGTATCCAGGTTCAGATCTGAATAGTGACCTTGTCGTCACCATCCAGTCTAGCCTGGAAGAGACTAGGACTCGCCCTAGTTCCAGAAAATAAAGCTCCTAGAGGCGGCAAGACGGCAAGCTTTCTATATGCACTTACAGAAAGATCCAAGCAGTCTCTAGGCAGCAAATCATCTCCTCATTGCAAATCTGCAAGGACAAAAAGTAAGGGTGTTGGCAGCAACGCGATGGATCAATATGGGTTCCAAAAGTTGATGCGGCTCAGATGTTTTGTCCACACAGAGATCGGATTGGTGGGGCAACCGAGAGAGGAGGGGCCGCCAAGGGTGAGGCAactgggtaaggtaggtaggacgTAGCAGAACCAGTACCGTAGGCAGACGGGGAATTTTGGCTGGCTTGATGACTTGGCAGAGTGGCTTGAAGAAACAATCAAAAGTATAGGAGAACAGTGTGTTGTTTACATTGGGTACTTTGTTTTAGGTACAAGAGGGGGCAGTTTGAAAAAGAGCAGTACAAATGGAAGATTAACGTGCGCGCGACACCCAAATGATCATCCACGAGATGGCGAGACCACAGACCAAGAGGGGCTTTACCGGTACTGTTTGCTCGTCAGTAGGTGCCGGTAGAGAACTGTGGAGGGCGTACCGATCAATCAATCCCAACCAAAACCGCATCCTCAACattgctttttttgtctgcACACACCACGCCAGACCCGTCTTTTCGAGGCAAATCCTCCCGTCCCGTCGAGGTGCGATCTATGATGGAAGAGAGAGGCAGCAAACATGCGACCCATCAAGAAGGCGCCATCTCTGGCCACTTAGAATGACCCAACAAGCCCCGTTTCGCGCCTGCGTCAAATGCACCTGGTGCAAACACGAAAATCATGGGCAAGTGAGGTAGGGAAGCGAGAACAAAAAATCAAAAGACACGAATGAGCATTTCGTCGCGACAGAGTAAAAAGATGTGTTGGCTGCTGATCGGGCCAGCGATTCGGAAAAAATACCTCTGCAGTGCACTACAGCCAGTCCCACTGGAGACTTTGTCACGACGCTAGCAATATCTAAAGTCTCGCGACAGGAACCCGTGAACTGCGGATCAATTGATTCGATAGCACCTGCCAACCGATCAGGCACATGCTTCTGCCCAAGCGTGCACTATGACTACCATGATCGGATGTGCGGCTACGTGCAATAGATGGATGTAGGTACCGTACCCTACCCAAGATGGTGGGATGATCCCTCCTTCTCTACCACCAATTCTTTTTAAATTCCACGGACTCACGGAGTACCAAAGTGCGGGACTGTATTTGATTCTTCCGGCAGACTGTGGTAAAGTAGCAACCAGCCAGTCATTGGGTGCGATGCACGGTCAAGTCCCGAATGCGGTGTCACGTAGGAACATGTCGATCCCGTCCGTACATAAATATTTCCTATTCTAGACCTGCAGTTAATTAACATGTAAACTATATGCGATCCGGTACCTTGGGCAAGGTACGGAGTACCTTGTTGTACGAAGTAGGTAGAGTTGTCATCTTCAGCATCTTCAGCAGcaatctggttggctgtCAAGTTTCAATTCACTGAAAATATACGGTAGCAATTAATTAGGCATGTACCtgccctacctaccttgggtacTATATGTGATATATCTGCTCCCAAGTAAATGTCACAGTGcctactaggtacctaggtaggtaagtaggGTGGGTGGTAGGTAGGAAAGcacatgttttccttgcatAACAGCAAGCTTGGTTCACTTCAGGTGAAAGAAGGTTTCCAGTTATGCGCAGGAGCGATCGGACGAAGAGGGGACGGACTTGAGCTGAATCGAATGGAGGACAAACGGCCACCAGCAACTGACTTGACATTTTCGGATGACGCCAGAGGCTGACAGTCAACGGAACGGAACGTTGGGTGAAGAACAAGaaatgaagaagaaaaaaaatggaaGAGAAAATCAGCATGCTGATCACTCCACGGTACCGTACGGAACCTTCGGAACTGCCGTGGTATTGATCCCCTCACTGATAGCTTGCCAAGACTGCAAGCCTCTGAGCCGCGCGTTCGAGCTCAGGAGgttccttttcccaatcaaCTGGTCACTAGCTCTTTCAGGTCACGCACGGTGGGGCGGGAGGAGCTGCCTGCCTTTCGACGGACAACAAGCGTTAGGAACGACAAACGAACTCTGCAGGCTTGGCCAAGAGAACACGAAGGTTTGTTTTAGAGGTTGTTACGAAAGACTTCGTAAAGTTGCGCAAGGCCCCCCCATGTGGGGAATTGAACAGGGACAAAGCTCGATTTGAAAACCCCATCCACCTTGCTACTACGGTATAAGTAATGATCAATAGTTGCATTATTAGTGACTGGACAAACAACATACCTCACCGAGGTAGTAATTATGTGTTGGGCGGCTGGGCTCACGACGATTCGCGATCGATCGATTGATTTGGATCTGTTGACAATGCCCATGTGGGAAGGGCGGATCGCTCGTAATTCTGAAGGGAAGCGATAGGTGCTGGACAGCTAGAATATAAGCGCCGTCCTGGACAGGGCTGGTGGAATGGACTTGTTTGATTTGCTACGGTATTAAATCCTAGTTCTGTTCGTACATCAACGACCCATAGCAGTAGCAGGACCGGGATGCCGGCGAATCTCTCTGCCCAGTCAAGTCAGTCAAGCCTACCTACTAGTAATGCCTCGCTTGCCTCGTTACAAAGCAAAGGCCCTGCAGTCTACCTAGGTGGGAAGTTTGCGGCTACTGTGAGAATGTTTGGATTGGTTCAAATACTAGactggtacctaggtaaggtaggtggtGGGTTCCGCAGGTCAGTCAGTCGGTACAAAGTACTTGGCTCGCATTAAAGTTTGATGTGGGGGAGACATGATGAttttttccaataactgcaGTGCAATCAAGGAATCTAGAGCGCGTCTAGCCTAGATTGGGATGGATCGAACAAATGCAGCCAGCACCCAAGCACACAGCGAACACCATCCCACCCATGACCGTGTTCTTTTTTGTACCTACAGGCAGGCATGGTGATCTACAaatactagttctaggttaTCTTTGCCATTCAGAACATTGCTTAGCATGCAGATGAcagcaaaaacaaaatagTCGGAGCTACAATACCACATTCCAATTGAACAAAGATAACAAACACCGCATCTCCCTGGATTGAGGCGAATTTTGCTTCCGCGACGACCTGACCGTTCGCCCTAGTTCGATGGATCCAGGGTCCAATAATACAAACCCCAGTTTGCCCAGCCACAATTCCTCAGGTGGTAAGCGGGCGGTCTGCCATGATGTAATCTAGAACACTCACTCCCTGGTGGGCGGTAGTCGCGCGCCTCCTCCAAGACCCAAGACCCGAGCTCGGTCGGTGAGGTCATAAACGGGTGGACACTCACCTAGACTTGATTGCTTTTGGCGTGGCAGCAAAACCCAAGTCTATCCAAGCTGTTTAGTCTCAGTACATACAAGTAAGATGGCTGGATCATTATCATCATCATTCTCATCATGACAGAGACAAGTCCATCCGCCAGGGGCTTGGCTGCCAATATTGCATGCGCCAGCGCTGCACAGGGAGAGTGAGCACAGTAGCTCCGTCCACCTTATGCAACTTGATTACAACACTGTTGTCATTCCCGCCCTATCCGGACTAACCTTGGAAGGTGGGTGGAGGATGAAGGTACCTCGTGACTTTGCTCGCTCGTTGTCAAAAAAGACAGGTGGTAAGCGCGGATGGACAACTCGCGTAGGTAGGTTGACAGGCGAACGTACCCGTGGGCGAGTGAGCGGGAACAAACCTAATTAGGTGCATaagtaaaagaaaaagaaaataagaaaaaaagtaaaatcaAAAGTACAACGAATGCATACCATACCTGCACCTAGGTACATTAGGTACGTAGTAGATTTTATCCCTGAGGTTAAACCAACCACCCCAACTGGGCGTTCCTTGAGCGCCATCCAACTTGGGGCCTGGCAGGGTTGTGGAGGTCTGGGATGGGACGATGTAAAAAGCCGATAGATAGCATGGAAAGCCCGCGTTACAATTACAAAAAGTGGAAGATGCAGCATCCATCCTCCACTTTGTGCCAGCCAGCGTATGTAACCGGACGGGCGCTTGTTCAGTTCACGAGAAGCTGCGACCCGCCCACATCGGGTTTTGTTTGACGAGCGACTGGGCTACGACATGCGCGAGGCTTTTTcaccctcttcctcctcgcgTCCCCTGGCTGATTTTCTGGCGGATCCAGTAAAGTGTCCCTGCCCTCCTGCCGCTCTCGCCGTCGTATTCTATTCTTATTGCGACCCTCGAACCAGCTCATAGCAGTTTCACATGGCGACCTGAGACTACTGACTACCTACAGCACgaacttttttctttttcttcccaaATAAATTCCTGGTTTCCCGCCGCCGACCAACTGCGGACTGACTTGCCGGTTTAAACtaacaaaaaaagatccGTCCAAACTGTACTGGATCGATTGGACTAGTTGGCGCCCGCACCACCTTTGTCAAGAAACCAAACCAACACAAAAAATAGCCACGGACAAGCTCAGCTCAGCTTTCATAGGCCGGCCTGTAGGTCGGTCGGGGGTTGCACAAATCAACTCGGTGGACTGGGAATTTGGGATTGGACCTGGACCCAGGAGAACAAAGACCCAGACCATCAGAGAAGCTGAGACCAGCTGGACGCACGAAGAGGGAGCCACAAAGAACGTAAATCACCATCAGGGGCAATTTCGCAGCCATGGCCCGGAACAGAGGTAAGACCTCAATTTTAGCTGTCCCCAGCCCTTACTTCATACATGCCTGCCCGCCCATCTATTCAACCTTTAGGCACACGAAGCTATGCCTCCGCACctcatttgccgcaaagcagcaCCGTCCCTTAAATTCAAGCGCTATTACGTCGAACCCCTCCGCCAGATCGGCAACACTCCTAATAAACTCATATATCGATCCCCTGGCATGCCGACACATCCCACTTTACTCCGTCCGACCCCATGCATGAGCTGACCACGGGATTTTTATTTC is from Pyricularia oryzae 70-15 chromosome 2, whole genome shotgun sequence and encodes:
- a CDS encoding CAMK/RAD53 protein kinase, which codes for MDYDEDSQPTQATQTLVDPRRLGKQNSGFSDEEIADIICILYPKSENARRAVVALERDNSKHLVSRPTDNSSNVDYLFDDDPAQFGLATAVSGSHVIALKLSATTKDPAQGFTFGRHSGRCDICFTHDPHKRLSNIHFRIFLNEYGVLMLEDTSTNGTVVDEVLLKKSKPERCETKRTLSNGSQIKVLLHNNANDLVFLVQVPRREGQHEVDFRRNILVHKQRVQALADEEAATMVPGPAGGPPVLFPREAWGTDQRPRRHLQHEATVDSDERLPREWTGSDRYNRVGQIGKGAFATVHKVTSKYDGRPYAAKELDKRRFMKDGVLDQKVDNEMKIMRSVAHPNIVRYVDHLEWENRLLIIIMEYIPLGDLGGHVQRYGPLTERLAIATAKQLSSALGYLHTHNITHRDVKPDNILIHSRDNDTFTVKLTDFGLSKMVDNEQTFLRTFCGTLLYCAPEVYSEYLDYDEYGIRRPHQRRQHIGQRYDHAVDLYSLGGVLYYSLTGRPPFPADNGAGYAALLNTIMTQPLNIAPLEAVRLSHQGINCLQWMLWRRPEQRATVQQVENHEWLGGNLMGFSQNDAGNTSEELGQKASQLSLVDARQRSDPLSDDEFIDEDDEMMDMDRASSRTWSENASENRTFGRQAPRLFGEVGVSALGSSGVIPENRLNLSLGEGINFEDSDVIRDSFSSALTGNHVEDDPGLQPHAAAQVTNQCAFEENTAVDCFVANSQASENSANYEASREDIQPSRTGHDLGTSKRLLALDSSDENPGQAKPSFKRIRSDTAYDEALITSVPPLAFLASGRQINNPVAKSTFWAANDRTTWHLNYPEMTQLQHDAFVHASKSRGEEFGPGSSLWKLAMEFFPPSSGNIPAPDAQNLRPEGLGGRQDKESSPITDDSHSKGNSRGMSGLVVPVTDKRLAATFESAPGSLVENIAVPVEETFVSFGRADDNTNAYGFKKEVKVPKYAFKLILWRPGFDPSRNFRPWTCVRDADKAHFYIATKATNGIRVNDFVIPSHDHRNPTTACRHWARLYNGDTVTIWGDDQQQAKLRFRCFLTGSQEPRAQDDWPAALVSESDAVKLDEACTKAERRFPKFMEDDRINSAERQDQQRRELNVELERKRSEVFYQRRDEVVKALTQLRRETTQSSDSWGLTHAQLPLAGASRRAYVGTKSP